Genomic segment of Danaus plexippus chromosome 5, MEX_DaPlex, whole genome shotgun sequence:
CTGGATGAGCAACTTTCATCGCTGTCACTGGAGCTGGTTGAATCTGATTCCCTATAATACTTCTTTGGGCGGCGTTTTTTGtgctttaaatactttttatctgCGGCTTTTGAATGGTAAGGCATCATGACAACAGGCAACCGTTGCTGTGGGTAACCGATAGGCATTTGCATGGCAGAATTTAATACTATAGGCCCTGGAATATTCGCTCGCATGGATTGCATGGATGGGTTCTGGAAACCAGGTCCTTGAAGGTATTGAGACACGGTTCCCAAAACCATATGGAGGGTTATTACCGCATGAAGGGGTACCAATGAGACCAtctgtgaaaattatttttaatacttttagtaAGTACGTATAGTGTTAacgaagttttattttaaatatgaataaaaaatctgaGACATTCTCGACGCACTATTACtgatataatgtaaaaaactgTGTATTTATGTACCTTACTACCTAGGTCACAAGTTGACCACGATGAAACGGCAAGTACACAATTAGTATTTAAGCATACAATTTTGAACCAAattgcaatataaatttacatatatatatttaataaacgtcAAATACCTTGCTCAGCGCCGCAACGCGTGCTCTTGGTGTACTAGTAACAAAACTAAAGACATTTTGCCTTAAATAGTGCTCTTATAACAATAGCTTTTGTTGTAGGATTGGTtatgatttagaaaaaataagaattaaattgtatGCTTATGAGACCAATAAATTGAGTAATTGCATATATGATGATGATCTCGTGATGATAAATGTagacataatgagatctaagactttcgcgagtatttaattaaataaaactaatatttgctgcaaagtaaccgaaacgtcggtagAATGtggtttcttaaaataataaaatacgcgtagtataatccgaaaaatattagttttatttaaatgtagataTGTCTTAGCTGCTAGAGGTGGATAACAAATAAACTAGTtacaaaaacagttttttttatattagtatgaTTATGATTCCCTGCTGCAAATTGAAACAAAGTATATGAGTGAAGCTTGAgaaattgatatgaaattgTAGTTTATACAAAGTCTAGCTCGAAACGAGTGTCACCCCCGTGCAACAGAAGATCTGTTTAAAGTTGTTGAATCTCAGAAACCAGTTCCATACTGCCATGTTCctggtttaaatttaatgtgtatATAATTCCACTAGCATTTTTTACTAGCGTGGTGATGTTTTTTACTTCCAGGACTGTTCTAATGTGTTctacaaatactatattttattttttaaaatttcataacttGTCCCGACAttctaaaaatttgtaaacaaCTCAAATAGAGCTCttccttatatttttgtaataactttagacatgtttttaaattaaataagttctgTGAATGTTTTAAACGCCGAGGCTCGTTCGtttctttgtatttgttttcgtACGCGTGTGTTTGTTATTCTGTCTCGATGATAGTATGGAACTGTTTCCGATGTTGGTGGAAAACAAATTTGGAATAGACATTTTAAACTTGTGTTTTAGAAGCCGCAATAAAGAGAAAAATCTAGTATCATTTCATTTGTTGCATcctaaaaatcatataatagaTGTTTTTAACCGAAGAAACTcagtaatattgtttaactaCGTTACAAGAggatattataacatttacatgTTTCTTTAcgcttaaatatatttaatatttgtgaacGGCGTGGAGATCAAGTGTAGGGGACAGGTAAAGATTGAATTAACTAGTGATAGTTCTTTATAGAGACAAAACTTCTCCGTATTCCCTGGATGCACTGTGTAGGTGcggggtccatcgcgttgcagggagaggagcatcaacagtgcctgggacttgcgacccaggtgtaggtataacgggcccctatctaacgcgcgttaggcTTTCAATTCcatcgtccaagctcctctctctaacCTAATCAAAATTGCAACAAACCTACTGGGGCTGTCTTTGAAGTACGTTCGGacaatgaattgatgttattCCTTTAGTAGgttgacatataaatattattgaaatggtaaatatgacattattaaaatgtttttgattgCTTATACTATGACTAGAAACATAATGTGTCTCGGATTTATGTTTTACATAACTTCATTGAATAAGTTTCACGCAACCATTGAAGTGAGAAAACAATTGATACATTGTTTAATGATTATGTAGTCTTCGGCCGCTGTTAGTGGAACGGGTGCTTTATAAAGCTGATTGTTTTCTTTCCTAATGTACATACAATGAGATGAAACAAAGGAAAAGGTCAGAAATGTTTACTACAATTTGTTTAATCccattaaaaaagtatagacGAGAAACGCAAGTATATAATGGTAGTATTAACCggaattcttttattttcagaataaCATAGAAATGTGGAACACATTGCTTCTGTTTGTTATTGGTTTCATAAGCGCCCGGGCAAAGGAGCCAGAACTACCACTATGCCCTTCAAATATGCAATATTTACCCCAAAACCTTCCTATGCATTGTCGGATGCCGGTCACTCTGCCTCCATTCCCTCCACAGATGTTTCCGAACCCTTCGCAGATAAAATCGGGACCTTTTCCAATCCCACTTCCAGGAATGCCAGGTCCCCCACCGAATTCCGTTCCAGGCATGCCGATGCCTATGCCCATGCCAATGCCTATGATGCCAGTGCCACAGCCGCCAGCTCAGAAGTTGCCCGTTATCGTAATGCCATTTTATTCCCCCGACACATCTTATAAGAAAAATCCCATACCACCTCCAAGACCGTCACATAAAAAACATAGGAGGCCTATAAAGAAAAGGAGACCGGTGCGTTATGAGAGTTCCGATGAAGACAGCTCCAGTACAGACACTTCAGACGACACCTCAGATGAACGCGGCTGGTGGAAGAAACCTGTAGTTGGAAGAAGATCCAACAGACATCATTCTAAGAAAAGAAAACAGAACAGGGAACTATTGACACCAGTTCTTCAGTACGTAACGAAAGACGGATACGTTATATTCGAGAAGAAAATTTCAAAGGGAGAAGCAAAAGATTGGCTGGTTAAGAAAAATACTGAAATGGATAAAAATGACCAACCTGACACTAAAATTGAAGAAGACCGTAATTCTAATGAGGATCGACcagataatagttttaatttagttgTAAAACGTGAAGAGGCCTCAGAggttaaaaaagataaaaatccAATGCAAATACAGAAGAAAAAAGTTTTGAGACGTAAGCCGATAAAAATCATGAAGGAAACTGAATAAATAGAActgataaaaatgtaatagaacttagaattttgtatatttttagttttatatgaataaatattttatacagtgACATAAACAAATATGGCTATTATTGTTGTTGTACCTTTGTATGATGTAATCTAAacgagttatttattttaagatagaAGGTTGTAGCCTTAGGTTGTAGGTCCTCATAAGCAAAAAAACATGCTTGATATAATCTggcaatattaatatataatttaatttacaaatgcaATAGAAATTCCTGTTACCAAATAAGCGTTACTTAGAATTAGCTCCCTGTCCTCGATCGAGACCACTCTCTTGTTTATAACTTCATAAAAAAGAGGGTGATTAGAAGTCTGATTAGCATTTTGTATAGCAATATGATATttctatcataaaatattcaatttcgtATTAGTTgaccttttattaataatgaaaactaaaGTAAACtccttaacaaatatttgagattaaaaaacatcGATTTGGATTTGGAAACATTGAAAGTACCTTGAAACcgtatcatttaaattcttataaacatttttataaatatttcatacggcatcactttcattaaaatgatgaaaattttaaaattgtatgtcaGTGTGTAATGGCCCTAGGTGGCAACTACTCAGTgactaataacaaaatgtttaagatCATGGTCTAATgtgagttttataatatagaaaatttccTTCAGACTTTTCCAGGCAATTCTGAAGATATAGCTTGAACGATACTTTTAAGAGATAGTCAAACAGAGAGATCAAGGTTGTATATTtgaggtaatatttttatatgttgtacTATAGTTTAATCATAGCAGCTGCCGTGGTTAGTACTAGTAAATCAAGTTCACATTAACTTATTCCAGGATCTAAAAGTTTAGAATTAAACTCTGTTGAGAAATTGTGATAGGAAAGTCAACAGTCGCTTTTTTATCATGTTAGAATGTTCGTGATACAAAACGATATCTTTCCGTGAAAGCCATTTAACTTGAATCCATAAATTTTAGactgaaatgttttaaatttctactttataaaatgtacataaaattcaCAGTCTTATAGAATTGTATGCtaccttttaaataattcgtaGTTTGGTTGTGTTTCgtaaaacaaacaagtaatgctaagattatttttattaatagtatttgtaGTTTCTAGTAacgattttataagaaatgtatgagagaattattttatgaaacaacaaaataaggATATCCATCTACGAGTTGTTTCACTgcttacttaattttaaataacacgcTATACGTACTTGCTTATAACAGAAGATCACAAAATCAGTATCAGACCAAACGTTTCAATTAGTCCTCCACTTGTGTTTGGTCAGAAAAAGACAACATAGAAATCGGTGAGAGTATACGGTTGATGGAAGTAGTATGGTTACTAACCAAACAtacaattgatttatttgaagTCTATGGTCTGAAAACTCTATTTTGAAAAAGTATACGTatagtttttttcataaaaacattattagtaCCTACAACCAATATGTTATAAAGCTATAGctactaaaaatatgttataaagcGTAATAGTAATGTTCTTATCGGTACACTACACTTAAACCA
This window contains:
- the LOC133320803 gene encoding uncharacterized protein LOC133320803; translation: MVSLVPLHAVITLHMVLGTVSQYLQGPGFQNPSMQSMRANIPGPIVLNSAMQMPIGYPQQRLPVVMMPYHSKAADKKYLKHKKRRPKKYYRESDSTSSSDSDESCSSSNEYLRPRRRSGHKRKRQVLTPVISYVTRNGRVVYQKKIKKDNAGDWLDIGKKKIPSRLVEEMRDQESGEMTIRDLKHKYGLKSAHNHDK
- the LOC116769319 gene encoding probable LIM domain-containing serine/threonine-protein kinase DDB_G0286997, which gives rise to MWNTLLLFVIGFISARAKEPELPLCPSNMQYLPQNLPMHCRMPVTLPPFPPQMFPNPSQIKSGPFPIPLPGMPGPPPNSVPGMPMPMPMPMPMMPVPQPPAQKLPVIVMPFYSPDTSYKKNPIPPPRPSHKKHRRPIKKRRPVRYESSDEDSSSTDTSDDTSDERGWWKKPVVGRRSNRHHSKKRKQNRELLTPVLQYVTKDGYVIFEKKISKGEAKDWLVKKNTEMDKNDQPDTKIEEDRNSNEDRPDNSFNLVVKREEASEVKKDKNPMQIQKKKVLRRKPIKIMKETE